Below is a window of Phoenix dactylifera cultivar Barhee BC4 chromosome 7, palm_55x_up_171113_PBpolish2nd_filt_p, whole genome shotgun sequence DNA.
CTATTTTTCAAGATCACGAGAACATAGTATCTATGCCTTGCAAAGACTCAAAATATCACCACTTCAATAGTGACCCTAATTAGATGCATGGGACCATATTAGAGAAAGTAGCATGCAAGTGGGTCATGTGCACTCGATTCCCCCCATGCCTGAACTGATTCGAAACCGATATGTCCATATAAAAGTTCTTGCCATGTAAGTTGGGACTTGGGTGTGAGCTCCAACAAACACTTGGAATTGGGCTGGTTGAAATTTCTTTGGAATTGAAAGCTGAACCATCCATGGGATGAGTCAAACATGAGTTCAAATCCTAATGCCAAGACTGATCCACATCAAGCGTATATTAGAGTATTCTTATTCCACTTTCTACCAAAGCATTCACTCTACTTTTCTAGTCCATTACCTTATAATTCTTTCCCACCCCTTTCTTGATTCCTATACCCTGTTCATCAAAGCGACTGCAACTTTTGGAGAAAAGTTTCTTTCTACCGAGTTGAATAGCTGAGCCCTTTCCCTTCCATTGTCAGTTGGCTCAACCTGGTGCTCTTTTCCTACACAAGCAGACCAACTCCCAACTTCATGATGACGTTACCGTTCCAATTCAAACTGGGTAGCTCAACAAATCGAGAAGAAGAAATCTAACATCTAGAAGAACATAAATAGAATAATTTCATTACTCTGAATGAAAATCTCATAAGAAGTAGAGAGCAAAGAGCAGTATTTTTCTTCCATATAATTGGAATCATGCCTGCCAATTCTTTCAAAACAACCCCAACTCCCCTGACAGACCCTCCTAATAAAAACCTGGaccccccccctccccttctcACCGTCCATCAAGCCCAAATGGCCGCTTCCTTCAAGGCAATCTTAGCCCTCTCCATGCTAATTTCCCCCTGCCTCTCTTCTGCTGCCCAAAGTTGTTCAAGCTACACCTTTTCCAGCAACAAAGTTTTCAGCTCCTGCACTGAACTCCCACACTTGGGAGCCTCCCTCTACTACAACCACACTGCCCCTACTGACACCATCAGCATTGCCTTCAAGGCCCCGCAAACCTCCACAGGATGGGTTGCATGGGGCCTGAACCCAGCCGGCACAAAGATGGTCGGCTCGCAGGCCATTGTTGCGTTTTTCCATTCCAATGGGAGCATGGTGGCCTATCCAACGCAGCTTGATAGCTATGCTCCATCAATGGCTCCAGGGGCACCGAGCTTCCCGGTGTCCGACCTGTCGACCGAGTACGTTAACAAGGAGATGATCATCTTTGCAACTCTGGGGCTGGTGGGTGGAGGATCCAAGTTCAGCCATGTGTGGCAGGAGGGCAGCACCGTCCTGAATGATGTCCCCAAGGCTCACTCCACCACTGGGGAGAACATTCAGTCCCTAGGGACTATTGATTTCCAGTAGCATCACAGGATGCCAATCTGGAAATGATGTAGCTTTGCAGTGCTGGGTGTTTGCCCATTTGGTGCACTCCTATCACTTGTTTGTACCTTCATATATGGTAACTTAGAATTTTATCCAGAAGTTCTTGTAATCGTTGAGAAACGGGGTGTAAAATCTTGTGTTTGCTGTGCTGAATGCACGCTAGGTTGGAAAAACTCGAAGTAAGGATTGTAGGCCTTCAGAAGTATAAGAGATCAATATTAAAAGTTTAAACAAAAGTTTCCCGTTGGGTTTCTCTAAGGATAAAATCATCTCAGATTTCATTGATACATGAAATGGgaacagaggaggaggagaaaaggaaagggagagagagaggcagagaGGACAGAAAAGGACCACCAAAAGCAAGAGCACTTATGTCCAAACCAACCAGtaaaacagaacatcaaaagaaAGATAGCCTCCAAGAGCACCCAACCACTGGGGAACCAACACACTTCAGGCTCTGGATTGAACAGTAGCGATCATTTCAGATCACTAAATCTAGTGAAGGAGTATAATCATAATCTGAGGCAGCATGAAGTTTTTTGGTGACAAAAGCCT
It encodes the following:
- the LOC103702430 gene encoding cytochrome b561 and DOMON domain-containing protein At5g47530-like, with translation MAASFKAILALSMLISPCLSSAAQSCSSYTFSSNKVFSSCTELPHLGASLYYNHTAPTDTISIAFKAPQTSTGWVAWGLNPAGTKMVGSQAIVAFFHSNGSMVAYPTQLDSYAPSMAPGAPSFPVSDLSTEYVNKEMIIFATLGLVGGGSKFSHVWQEGSTVLNDVPKAHSTTGENIQSLGTIDFQ